From Hyalangium ruber, the proteins below share one genomic window:
- a CDS encoding CBS domain-containing protein, with amino-acid sequence MADRRTDNGRDDARSAQQQQRSGMSDVSTGMMGSASVPSRSPDVAPPGSRERSESDVTGYSPARDEDPAMRQGRFHRAAAMRLAQPRTSADMGTGLHAGTPMGTTGHMGSTRPDSLNRDDRAGYRGSDMRELGYGGADQRGPYGRDDRDDRYASGVGTQMRMGEQDIRHSLEMRRDTGGENFRPWDRTGYGADERQLREERGQYSSGQYGSQGRVSGERYDPMLGMGHASPGQPGMGVNLGQGGTYTARSGDTGRMGMGSTDMGTGRRRWQREPLTAREVMTRGIKTVRRDSPLRDVAQIMKDEDCGVVPIVDDKGTLVGIITDRDMVIRAFTGGKTPDQLRAGDVMTDDVECVHPEESIHSVIELMGKRQIRRIPVVERDDRVVGLISMGDIANRADYDEELQEALDRVSSKRSFWSRLT; translated from the coding sequence ATGGCCGACAGAAGAACGGACAACGGTAGGGACGATGCTCGCAGCGCGCAGCAGCAGCAGCGCTCGGGGATGTCGGATGTCAGCACCGGGATGATGGGGAGCGCCAGCGTGCCCTCGCGCAGCCCCGACGTGGCGCCGCCTGGCTCGCGCGAGCGCTCCGAGTCGGATGTGACGGGCTATAGCCCCGCGCGCGATGAGGACCCGGCCATGCGCCAGGGCCGCTTCCACCGCGCCGCCGCCATGCGCCTGGCCCAGCCCCGCACCTCCGCGGACATGGGCACGGGCCTCCACGCGGGGACTCCCATGGGCACCACGGGCCACATGGGCTCCACCCGCCCGGACTCCCTCAACCGGGATGACCGCGCGGGCTACCGCGGCAGCGACATGCGCGAGCTCGGCTACGGCGGCGCTGACCAACGTGGCCCCTACGGCCGCGATGACCGCGATGACCGCTATGCCTCCGGCGTGGGCACCCAGATGCGCATGGGCGAGCAGGACATCCGCCACTCGCTGGAGATGCGCCGCGACACCGGCGGCGAGAACTTCCGCCCGTGGGACCGCACCGGCTACGGCGCCGACGAGCGCCAGCTGCGCGAGGAGCGCGGCCAGTACTCCAGCGGCCAGTACGGCTCCCAGGGCCGCGTCTCCGGCGAGCGGTACGACCCGATGCTCGGCATGGGCCACGCCAGCCCCGGCCAGCCGGGCATGGGCGTGAACCTCGGCCAGGGCGGCACCTATACCGCCCGGAGCGGGGACACCGGCCGCATGGGCATGGGCAGCACGGACATGGGCACCGGCCGCCGCCGCTGGCAGCGCGAGCCGCTCACCGCCCGCGAGGTCATGACGCGCGGCATCAAGACGGTGCGCCGCGACAGCCCGCTGCGCGACGTCGCTCAGATCATGAAGGACGAGGACTGCGGCGTCGTCCCCATCGTGGACGACAAGGGCACCCTGGTGGGCATCATCACCGACCGCGACATGGTCATCCGCGCCTTCACCGGCGGAAAGACGCCGGATCAGCTCCGCGCGGGCGACGTGATGACCGACGATGTGGAATGCGTCCACCCCGAGGAGAGCATCCACAGCGTCATCGAGCTGATGGGCAAGCGGCAGATCCGCCGGATTCCCGTCGTGGAGCGCGATGACCGCGTCGTCGGCCTCATCTCCATGGGCGACATCGCCAACCGCGCCGACTACGACGAGGAGCTGCAGGAGGCGCTCGACCGCGTCTCCTCCAAGCGCTCCTTCTGGAGCCGGTTGACGTAG
- a CDS encoding ArsA family ATPase: MSLHPLLRDKRVLVLCGAGGVGKTTTAAALGVAAARAGRRVLVLTIDPARRLAEAMGLPAGGAEPTTVPAERLRQGDATATPGQLDVWMLDPGIIFERMVRRMSPTPEAARTILEHRFYGFLSGLVAGVQEYAAAEALDAFLHEGRYELIILDTPPSRNALDFLEAPGRLSRFLDDRVVSLFGLDSGGGRGGGLWRKATQLVSGVLGSVFGDSFVGDLRSFVSAFSGLFAGIRLHTERLRARLSSPEAAFLLVTSPEAAALEEAAFFRKTLTEQGLPFAGYVLNRSWARDEELPTPEALLRHVPGDDAARTGVEALSRLAQWERERAGEHRRLLARLAERLPTGAVAVAAPEVGGELEDFAGLTRLGEALGAPAVR, from the coding sequence ATGAGCCTCCATCCCCTGTTGCGCGACAAGCGCGTGCTCGTGCTGTGCGGCGCTGGCGGCGTGGGCAAGACGACGACGGCGGCGGCGCTCGGCGTGGCGGCCGCGCGCGCGGGCCGGCGCGTGCTCGTGCTCACCATTGATCCGGCGCGGCGGCTCGCCGAGGCCATGGGCCTGCCCGCCGGTGGCGCCGAGCCCACCACCGTCCCCGCCGAGCGCCTGCGGCAGGGAGACGCCACGGCCACCCCGGGACAGCTCGACGTGTGGATGCTGGACCCCGGCATCATCTTCGAGCGCATGGTGCGGCGCATGTCCCCCACGCCGGAGGCGGCGCGCACCATCCTCGAGCACCGCTTCTATGGCTTCCTCTCAGGGCTGGTGGCCGGCGTACAGGAGTACGCGGCGGCCGAGGCGCTCGACGCCTTCCTGCACGAGGGCCGCTACGAGCTGATCATCCTGGACACGCCCCCCAGCCGCAACGCGCTGGACTTCCTCGAGGCGCCCGGCCGGCTCTCGCGCTTTCTGGATGACCGCGTGGTGAGCCTCTTCGGGTTGGACTCGGGAGGAGGGCGCGGCGGCGGGCTGTGGCGCAAGGCCACGCAATTGGTGAGCGGGGTGCTGGGCTCCGTCTTCGGGGACAGCTTCGTGGGAGACCTGCGCTCCTTCGTCTCCGCCTTCAGCGGGCTGTTCGCCGGCATCCGGCTGCACACCGAGCGGCTGCGCGCGCGGCTCTCCTCGCCCGAGGCGGCCTTCCTGCTCGTCACCTCTCCGGAGGCCGCGGCGCTGGAGGAGGCGGCCTTCTTCCGCAAGACGCTCACGGAGCAGGGCCTGCCCTTCGCCGGCTACGTGCTCAACCGAAGCTGGGCGCGCGACGAGGAGTTGCCCACGCCCGAGGCGCTCTTGCGCCACGTGCCCGGCGATGACGCGGCGCGCACCGGCGTGGAGGCCCTGTCCCGCCTGGCCCAGTGGGAGCGCGAGCGAGCAGGCGAGCACCGCCGGCTCCTGGCGCGGCTCGCCGAGCGGCTGCCCACCGGCGCGGTGGCGGTGGCCGCCCCCGAGGTGGGCGGAGAGCTGGAGGACTTCGCCGGCCTCACGCGCCTGGGCGAGGCGCTCGGAGCTCCCGCGGTTCGTTGA
- a CDS encoding ArsA-related P-loop ATPase, whose product MRRGQGPLLEALWDRRLLLISGKGGVGKSTLSAAIARAAVRAGRTVLLAELTPGLEGPSMLGPLVGAREPGPEVTQVEPGLSFVRLAAPSGHRRFLQDVLPLRLMADAAMRSRALRRFLEAGPALWEMGVMYHLLDLVRHTGKDGGFAHPLCVVDLPATGHALALASLPRSLLTVLPGGPIGRAVREGFGLLQDTRQTAVLLATLPEPLPVSEALQLEGEMRELGLPLAAALLNRMPDNPFPEPHSRAALDTLLAAHGPHEGSRALARLDVARSSHVRLSAGLSAPVLCLPERPATGPALVEQLAEALSPARARQRAGGTS is encoded by the coding sequence ATGCGGCGAGGGCAGGGGCCGTTGCTGGAAGCGTTGTGGGACAGAAGGCTCCTGCTCATCTCGGGCAAGGGTGGAGTGGGCAAGAGCACTCTCTCGGCGGCCATTGCTCGCGCCGCGGTGCGGGCCGGCCGCACGGTGCTCCTCGCCGAGCTGACGCCCGGCCTCGAAGGCCCATCCATGCTGGGGCCCCTCGTGGGCGCCCGTGAGCCCGGCCCCGAGGTGACCCAGGTGGAGCCGGGCCTGTCCTTCGTCCGGCTGGCGGCGCCCTCGGGCCACCGCCGCTTCCTCCAGGACGTGCTGCCCCTGCGCCTCATGGCCGACGCGGCGATGCGCTCGCGCGCCCTGCGCCGCTTCCTCGAGGCCGGCCCCGCCCTCTGGGAGATGGGCGTCATGTACCACCTGTTGGATCTGGTGCGGCACACCGGCAAGGACGGCGGCTTCGCCCACCCGCTGTGCGTGGTGGACCTGCCCGCCACCGGCCACGCGCTCGCCCTGGCCTCGCTGCCGCGCTCGCTGCTCACGGTGTTGCCGGGAGGCCCCATCGGCCGCGCCGTGCGCGAGGGCTTCGGCCTGCTCCAGGACACCCGCCAGACCGCCGTGCTGCTGGCCACCCTGCCCGAGCCGCTGCCCGTGAGCGAGGCGCTGCAGCTCGAAGGCGAGATGCGCGAGCTGGGCCTGCCGCTGGCCGCCGCGCTGCTCAACCGCATGCCCGACAATCCCTTCCCCGAGCCGCACTCCCGCGCCGCGCTGGACACGCTGCTCGCTGCCCACGGCCCTCACGAGGGCTCTCGCGCGCTGGCGCGGCTGGACGTGGCCCGCTCCAGCCACGTGCGCCTGAGCGCGGGCCTCAGCGCCCCCGTGCTGTGCCTCCCCGAGCGCCCCGCCACCGGCCCCGCCCTCGTGGAGCAGCTCGCCGAGGCGCTCAGCCCCGCTCGCGCCAGGCAGCGGGCCGGAGGAACCTCATGA
- a CDS encoding AAA-like domain-containing protein — protein sequence MADTHLFTTGGTVQASGGLYLTRRADEELLALCREGTFAFVLTARQMGKSSLMTRTSERLIAQGCRSVIIDLNALGTRLTVEQWYLGLLVELESQLSLKQSVTDWWHEHEHLGAPQRLARFLEAVVLTEVQERVVIFIDEIDTTQSMDFTDDCFATIRFLYNSRAQQPELKRLSFVLLGVATPGSLVKDPRRTPFNLGQRVELTDFTFEEALPLAAGLGLPPDQSQQVLRWALEWTGGHPYLTQRLCRELAEAGATSQEEVRAVVSRVFIGEKSWQDNNLQFVRQMLTKGPPAAPDVGDVLSTYLAVRLGRRVPDEEQSRVKSHLKLSGVVRRERDALVLRNAIYRQVFDPRWVRQNLPFHWKRLLQRAAPALVVIGLALLATLTLLLFRMAAEVDRRSAESFAVRTASRAQFLRRQRPEALPLSVLLAVESVRKQPHPDGLGELIRGTELMRPTLAHLDHDAPVQAVALSGDGKLLATASSSLPDGGVTRGPHTVRLWDTSSGKLLAQLEHEDTVRALAFSPDGSRLATASNDHAARLWDTSSGKLLARLLHQGPVVALSFNPQGSRLATASDDLTARLWAVSSGSPLAILRHDGPLHAVAFSLDGSRLATASNDRSARLWDASFATPRGTGPPLEAKYLALLPHDVIVYGVAFSPDGTRLATASQDNVVRLWAIASQKLVGVLKHDAPVATVAFSPDGTRLATAGFVTTSRLWDISFSDPPGAEPLAPEPLADLRHKGRVFAVAFSPDSSLLATGSSDTTARLWDASSGKALAILSHQGAVNAVAFGPDGSRLATGSDDHTARLWQAYPGKPLAILAHDQSVSAVAFSPDGSRLATSDDKTARLWEVSSGKLLALLPHQGHINALTFSPDGKLLATSANDALSCLWRSADGVQQGCLPHDGPVHAAAFSPDGTRLATASLDATARLWELSSPSGLLQFQFLARLPHEDAVTAVAFDPHGRLLATASNDGTARLWAAAPTEPAEARPLAILRHNASVHAVAFGPDSLLATASADHTARLWATSSAQPSEARPLEPQPVATLLHAGPVHAVAFSPDGTRLATASDDHTARLWDTSSGVPLVLLAHDGPVNTVTFGPEGKTLATSSLDTTARLWDVASGEALVRLDYRDAVNAVALSPDGRLLATATGNGTGHLAPWHAGELLEIACGLLDRNMTHEEWLQHIGNQEPYQRACPNLP from the coding sequence TTGGCTGACACGCACCTGTTCACCACCGGAGGCACCGTCCAGGCCAGCGGCGGCCTCTATCTGACCCGCCGGGCCGACGAAGAGCTGCTCGCGCTCTGCCGCGAGGGCACCTTCGCCTTCGTGCTCACCGCCCGGCAGATGGGTAAGTCCAGCCTCATGACCCGCACTTCCGAGCGGCTCATCGCGCAGGGCTGCCGCTCCGTCATCATCGACCTCAATGCGCTGGGCACGCGGCTCACCGTCGAGCAGTGGTACCTGGGCCTGCTGGTGGAGTTGGAGAGCCAGCTCTCGCTGAAGCAGTCCGTGACCGACTGGTGGCACGAGCACGAGCACCTGGGAGCGCCGCAGCGCCTGGCGCGTTTCCTCGAAGCGGTCGTCCTCACCGAGGTCCAGGAGCGGGTGGTCATCTTCATCGATGAGATCGACACCACGCAGAGCATGGACTTCACGGATGACTGCTTCGCCACCATCCGCTTCCTCTACAACTCCCGGGCGCAGCAGCCGGAGCTGAAGCGCTTGTCCTTCGTGCTCCTGGGCGTCGCCACGCCGGGGAGCCTCGTGAAGGACCCTCGGCGCACGCCCTTCAACCTGGGCCAGCGGGTGGAGCTTACCGACTTCACCTTCGAGGAGGCCCTGCCCCTGGCCGCGGGCCTGGGCCTGCCACCGGATCAATCCCAGCAAGTACTGCGGTGGGCCTTGGAGTGGACCGGCGGACACCCCTACCTCACGCAACGGCTGTGCCGCGAGCTGGCCGAGGCCGGCGCCACGTCCCAGGAGGAGGTGCGCGCGGTGGTGTCGCGCGTCTTCATCGGCGAAAAGAGCTGGCAGGACAACAACCTCCAATTCGTCCGCCAGATGCTGACGAAGGGGCCCCCCGCCGCTCCCGACGTGGGGGACGTGCTGAGCACCTACCTCGCCGTGCGGCTCGGGCGGCGCGTCCCCGATGAAGAGCAGTCCCGCGTGAAGTCACACCTGAAGCTCTCGGGCGTGGTGCGCCGTGAGCGCGATGCGCTGGTCCTCCGCAATGCCATCTACCGCCAGGTGTTCGACCCCCGCTGGGTCCGCCAGAACCTCCCGTTCCACTGGAAGCGGCTCTTGCAACGGGCGGCCCCGGCCCTGGTCGTCATCGGCCTGGCGCTTCTGGCCACGCTCACCCTGCTCCTCTTCCGGATGGCGGCCGAGGTGGACCGGCGAAGCGCCGAGTCCTTCGCCGTCCGCACCGCCTCTCGCGCCCAGTTCCTCCGCCGGCAGCGGCCCGAGGCGCTGCCGCTCAGTGTCCTGCTGGCCGTCGAGTCCGTTCGCAAGCAGCCCCACCCCGATGGTCTGGGGGAGCTGATCCGCGGCACCGAGCTGATGCGGCCGACCCTGGCACACCTCGACCACGACGCCCCCGTCCAGGCCGTGGCGCTCAGCGGTGACGGCAAGCTGCTGGCCACCGCCAGCTCCTCCCTCCCCGACGGTGGCGTCACCCGCGGCCCGCACACCGTGCGCCTGTGGGACACCTCCTCGGGAAAGCTCCTGGCTCAGCTCGAGCACGAGGACACCGTGCGCGCCCTGGCCTTCAGCCCCGACGGCTCGCGCCTGGCCACCGCCAGCAATGACCACGCCGCGCGCCTCTGGGACACCTCCTCGGGCAAGCTCCTGGCTCGCCTGCTCCATCAGGGTCCCGTGGTCGCCCTGAGCTTCAACCCCCAGGGCTCGCGTCTGGCCACCGCCAGCGACGACCTCACCGCGCGCCTCTGGGCCGTCTCCTCCGGAAGCCCCCTGGCCATCCTGCGCCATGACGGTCCCCTCCATGCGGTGGCCTTCAGCCTCGACGGCTCGCGCCTGGCCACCGCCAGCAACGACCGCTCCGCGCGCCTCTGGGATGCCTCCTTCGCGACACCTCGGGGCACCGGGCCTCCCCTCGAAGCGAAGTACCTGGCCCTGCTGCCTCATGACGTCATCGTCTATGGCGTGGCCTTCAGCCCCGACGGCACGCGTCTGGCCACCGCCAGTCAGGACAACGTGGTGCGCCTCTGGGCAATCGCCTCCCAGAAGCTCGTGGGCGTGCTGAAGCACGATGCTCCCGTGGCCACCGTGGCCTTCAGCCCCGACGGCACGCGCCTGGCCACCGCCGGCTTCGTCACCACCTCGCGCCTCTGGGACATCTCCTTCTCGGACCCTCCCGGCGCCGAGCCCCTCGCACCCGAGCCCCTGGCCGACCTCCGTCACAAGGGCAGGGTCTTCGCCGTGGCCTTCAGCCCCGACAGCAGCCTGCTGGCCACCGGCAGCTCCGACACCACCGCGCGTCTCTGGGACGCCTCCTCCGGAAAGGCCCTGGCCATCCTGTCCCACCAGGGCGCCGTCAATGCCGTGGCCTTCGGCCCCGACGGCTCGCGCCTGGCCACCGGCAGCGACGACCACACCGCGCGCCTCTGGCAGGCCTACCCGGGAAAGCCCCTGGCCATCCTGGCTCACGACCAATCCGTCAGCGCCGTGGCCTTCAGCCCCGACGGCTCGCGCCTGGCCACCAGCGATGACAAGACCGCGCGCCTCTGGGAGGTCTCCTCGGGAAAGCTCCTGGCGCTCCTGCCGCACCAGGGCCACATCAACGCCCTGACCTTCAGCCCCGATGGCAAGCTCCTCGCCACGAGCGCCAACGACGCCCTCTCCTGTCTGTGGCGCTCCGCCGATGGGGTACAGCAGGGATGCCTGCCGCACGATGGCCCCGTCCACGCGGCGGCCTTCAGCCCCGATGGCACACGCCTGGCCACCGCCAGCCTCGACGCCACCGCGCGCCTGTGGGAGCTCTCCTCCCCCTCGGGTCTGCTCCAGTTCCAGTTCCTGGCGCGCCTGCCGCACGAGGATGCCGTCACCGCCGTGGCCTTCGACCCCCATGGCAGGCTGCTGGCCACCGCCAGCAACGACGGCACCGCGCGGCTCTGGGCCGCCGCCCCCACCGAGCCCGCCGAAGCCAGGCCCCTGGCCATCCTGCGCCACAACGCCTCCGTTCATGCGGTGGCCTTCGGTCCCGACTCGCTCCTGGCCACCGCCAGCGCCGACCACACCGCGCGCCTCTGGGCCACCTCGTCCGCGCAGCCTTCCGAAGCGCGGCCCCTGGAGCCACAGCCCGTGGCCACACTGCTCCACGCCGGCCCCGTCCATGCGGTGGCCTTCAGCCCCGACGGCACGCGCCTGGCCACCGCCAGCGATGACCACACTGCGCGCCTCTGGGATACCTCCTCCGGAGTGCCGCTCGTCCTCCTCGCTCACGACGGCCCCGTCAACACCGTGACCTTCGGCCCCGAGGGAAAGACCCTGGCCACCTCCAGCCTCGACACCACCGCGCGCCTGTGGGACGTCGCCTCCGGAGAGGCCCTCGTGCGCCTCGACTACCGCGACGCCGTGAACGCCGTGGCCCTCAGCCCCGATGGCCGGCTGCTGGCCACCGCCACCGGCAATGGGACAGGACACCTCGCCCCCTGGCACGCTGGGGAGCTGCTGGAGATCGCCTGCGGCTTGCTGGACCGGAACATGACGCACGAGGAGTGGCTGCAACACATCGGCAACCAGGAGCCCTACCAGCGCGCCTGTCCCAACCTCCCGTGA
- a CDS encoding AAA-like domain-containing protein, whose translation MARVFISYKHTEPDSSVARALDQALRQAGHDVFVDLTLPVGVEWAKQIEAELQRTDFLVALLSGRSLQSEMTLEEIGTAWRLKKGLLPVRLAWREPFKYPLSAWLNPINWAFWDEPSDTPRVAEELLRAIAGATLPVGQGHPHREHLQPAPAAPLPQPLPLACITFETGAMAVESRLYIQRPADEIATSLIRRRGQTLNIKGARQMGKSSLLMHLLDEALKAGKRLAFIDFQEFDSAAFTDDDVFFRTFCASISEQLSLPNQVDTSWEPRLGNVQSCGRYVGNSVLKSLDTPLVLALDEVDRLLDVPFRSDFFGMLRSWHEKRAQPIADTWKKLDLVLVSSTEPYLLIDNLQQSPFNIGEQLELFDFSAEEVTRLNQLHGPAVDPEQERQLFALLGGHPYLVRRALYLIATKRMSASELLTHEDMDAGPFGDHLRHLLVLINRRQKLIEAMKEILLHGTCRDATLLYQLRSAGLERHQGTRAMPRCELYARYFRKHLLG comes from the coding sequence ATGGCGCGCGTCTTCATCAGCTACAAGCACACCGAACCCGACTCCTCGGTGGCTCGCGCGCTCGACCAGGCCCTGCGCCAGGCCGGTCATGACGTCTTCGTCGACCTCACCCTGCCCGTGGGCGTCGAATGGGCCAAGCAGATCGAAGCCGAGCTGCAGCGCACCGACTTCCTCGTCGCCCTCCTCTCCGGGCGCTCGCTCCAGAGCGAGATGACCCTCGAGGAGATCGGCACCGCCTGGCGGCTGAAGAAGGGCCTGCTGCCCGTGCGCCTCGCCTGGAGGGAGCCCTTCAAGTACCCCCTGAGCGCCTGGCTCAATCCCATCAACTGGGCCTTCTGGGATGAGCCCTCCGACACGCCTCGGGTAGCGGAGGAGCTCCTCCGGGCCATCGCGGGCGCCACGCTACCCGTGGGCCAGGGCCATCCCCACCGTGAGCACCTCCAGCCGGCCCCCGCCGCGCCCCTCCCCCAGCCGCTGCCGCTGGCCTGCATCACCTTCGAGACGGGCGCCATGGCGGTCGAGTCCCGCCTCTACATCCAGCGCCCCGCCGATGAGATCGCCACCTCCCTCATCCGCCGCAGGGGGCAGACGCTCAACATCAAGGGCGCTCGCCAGATGGGCAAGAGCTCACTGCTCATGCACCTGCTCGACGAGGCCCTGAAGGCCGGCAAGCGCCTGGCCTTCATCGACTTTCAGGAGTTCGACTCCGCCGCCTTCACCGACGACGACGTGTTCTTCCGCACCTTCTGCGCTTCCATCAGCGAGCAGCTCTCGCTGCCCAACCAGGTGGATACCAGCTGGGAGCCGCGCCTGGGCAACGTCCAGAGCTGCGGCCGCTACGTGGGCAACTCCGTGCTCAAGTCCCTGGACACGCCCCTGGTCCTCGCCCTGGACGAAGTGGACCGGCTCCTCGATGTGCCCTTCCGCTCCGACTTCTTCGGCATGCTGCGCAGCTGGCACGAGAAGCGCGCGCAGCCCATCGCTGACACCTGGAAGAAGCTGGACCTCGTGCTCGTCAGCTCCACCGAGCCGTACCTGCTCATCGACAACCTCCAACAATCCCCCTTCAACATCGGAGAGCAGCTCGAGCTGTTCGACTTCTCCGCCGAGGAGGTCACCCGCCTCAATCAACTCCATGGGCCCGCCGTCGACCCCGAGCAGGAGCGCCAACTGTTCGCGCTCCTGGGAGGCCACCCGTACCTGGTGCGCCGGGCGCTCTACCTCATCGCCACCAAGCGCATGTCCGCCTCGGAGCTGCTCACCCACGAGGACATGGACGCCGGCCCCTTCGGCGACCACCTGCGCCACCTGCTCGTCCTGATCAATCGCCGGCAGAAGCTGATCGAGGCCATGAAGGAGATCCTCCTCCACGGCACCTGCCGGGACGCCACCCTCCTGTACCAACTGCGCAGCGCGGGACTGGAGCGCCACCAGGGAACCCGGGCGATGCCTCGCTGCGAGCTGTACGCCCGCTACTTCAGGAAGCATCTCCTTGGCTGA
- a CDS encoding DUF4231 domain-containing protein → MQPSEPGASGEIHFPNGNRARWVRAAPEAEPRELLHELGLSGPPRSLILLLGGADALDAGLNARLQQLFSRGIARAAAETGALVLDGGTQSGVMALMGQGVADRGHRSTLVGVAPAGRVTAPESAAEGDAEPRVPLEPNHSHFVLVDSDAWGGETQTLYKLASTLAGDAPVVVVLVNGGALSKQEVLRAVRRGWAVVVVQGSGRLADEVAALMRKRPRSIEDPVLAEIVSDGDLCLFPLEGSPRELKRLISRELREDSILKLAWQRFATYDANAMRQQRIFKRIQFWSLFLGLLGTLAVLVKNALPRLASSPALDLGSQALIVTLAAAVTALVSASSRFKFGAKWIVLRAHAEAIKREIYRYRCSLGGTVEHRPGRLTCEHRLASRMKSISRQLMRTEANLSALRSYTGRIPPPSVVSRGDDGFSALTPSQYIRFRLDEQLNYYRRRIDALDRQASRLQWSVIGISAVGTVLGAVGQELWISLTMALVMALTAWLGFQQAENRLMKYHQAATDLDNLKAWWSALSIEAMGLRRNFDALVENTELVLQGELTGWVHEMKDVVSRLPTQQEKAEPEDKTKTMH, encoded by the coding sequence GTGCAGCCGTCCGAGCCAGGGGCCAGCGGGGAGATCCACTTTCCGAATGGGAACCGGGCGCGGTGGGTGCGCGCCGCGCCGGAGGCGGAGCCGCGCGAGCTGTTGCACGAGTTGGGGCTGAGCGGCCCGCCGCGCTCGCTCATCCTGTTGCTGGGGGGCGCGGACGCGCTGGATGCGGGGCTGAACGCGAGGCTGCAGCAGCTCTTCAGCCGGGGCATCGCGCGCGCGGCGGCGGAGACGGGAGCGCTGGTGCTGGATGGGGGCACGCAGTCGGGAGTCATGGCCCTCATGGGGCAGGGAGTCGCCGACCGGGGACACCGCTCGACGCTCGTGGGAGTGGCGCCTGCGGGGCGCGTCACCGCTCCCGAGAGTGCCGCCGAGGGCGACGCGGAGCCGCGAGTGCCGCTGGAGCCGAATCACTCCCACTTCGTCCTGGTGGACAGCGATGCCTGGGGAGGGGAGACCCAGACTCTCTACAAGCTGGCCTCGACGCTCGCGGGCGATGCGCCGGTGGTGGTGGTGCTGGTCAACGGAGGAGCGCTCTCCAAGCAGGAGGTGCTCCGGGCGGTGCGCCGAGGCTGGGCGGTGGTGGTGGTGCAGGGCAGTGGCCGGCTGGCGGACGAGGTGGCGGCGTTGATGCGCAAGCGTCCGCGCTCCATCGAGGATCCGGTGCTGGCGGAGATCGTCTCGGATGGGGACCTCTGCCTGTTTCCGCTGGAGGGCTCGCCACGAGAGCTCAAGCGGCTGATCAGCCGCGAGCTGCGAGAGGACTCGATCCTGAAGCTGGCGTGGCAGCGGTTCGCCACTTACGACGCCAACGCCATGCGCCAGCAGCGCATCTTCAAGCGGATCCAGTTCTGGAGCCTGTTTTTGGGGCTGCTCGGCACGCTGGCGGTGCTGGTCAAGAATGCGCTGCCGCGGCTCGCGAGCAGCCCGGCGTTGGACCTGGGGAGCCAGGCGCTGATCGTGACGTTGGCGGCGGCGGTCACGGCGCTGGTCTCGGCCTCGAGCCGGTTCAAGTTCGGCGCGAAGTGGATCGTGCTCCGAGCGCACGCGGAGGCGATCAAGCGGGAGATCTACCGCTACCGCTGTTCGCTGGGGGGAACGGTGGAGCACCGGCCGGGGCGGCTCACCTGCGAGCACCGATTGGCGAGCCGGATGAAGTCGATCAGCCGTCAGTTGATGCGAACGGAGGCGAACCTCTCCGCGCTGCGTTCGTACACAGGGCGCATTCCCCCACCGAGCGTGGTGTCGCGAGGGGATGATGGCTTCAGTGCGCTGACGCCCTCGCAATACATCCGGTTCCGCCTGGATGAGCAGCTGAACTACTACCGGCGGAGGATCGATGCACTGGACCGCCAGGCGTCACGGTTGCAGTGGAGTGTCATCGGGATCAGCGCGGTGGGCACGGTGCTGGGCGCGGTGGGACAGGAGCTGTGGATCAGCCTGACGATGGCGTTGGTGATGGCGCTCACGGCGTGGTTGGGTTTCCAGCAGGCGGAGAACCGGCTGATGAAGTACCACCAGGCGGCGACGGACCTGGACAACCTCAAGGCATGGTGGAGCGCGCTGTCCATCGAGGCAATGGGACTGCGCCGCAACTTCGATGCCCTGGTGGAGAACACCGAGCTGGTGCTTCAAGGCGAGCTGACGGGCTGGGTCCACGAGATGAAGGACGTGGTGAGCCGGCTCCCCACGCAGCAAGAGAAGGCGGAGCCGGAGGACAAGACGAAGACGATGCACTGA